The following nucleotide sequence is from Nocardioides eburneiflavus.
CTGCACTCAGTGCCCATCTCTGGACGCTCGCGTCTCGGGTGCTCGTTCCCACCGGTGGGTGTGTGAGCGCGACCGGGAAGTAGGACAACCCCAGGTGGTCGTCGGTGCGCGGCATCGGCGCGTCCGGGACAGGCGGTCGAGGACGTCGACGAGCGCACCCGTGGCGCTGTGATGCTCGCAGGCCGCGACGCGGTAGGCCGGGAGCTGCTCCTCGAGATCCCCGCGAGGCTAGGGTCGCCCGCCCCTCCGCACCGGCAGCTCGTGGGCGGTGCCGTCCATCGGGACCGTCGGCGCGATGCCCATCGCCCGCAGGATCGTCGGCATGATGTCGACCGACCGCACCTCGGCACGCAGGTCGTGGTGAGAGGTGCCGGCGCCGGCGAACACGATCGGGACCTGCTGCGACGCGCGCTGGATGCCTCCGTGGTCGCCGAGGACGGAGTACGTCGTGTCGTCAGGCAGGGTGGCGATCAGGTCGGGCCCGTAGTCGGCGGCCTGGGTGTCGACGAGCTCCTGGGCCTTCGTGGCGAACCACCGCTTCTCCGCGCCGTGCATCCGGTCCCACCGGACCGGGGTCACCCGCTGGTAGCGGTCGCCCCGCCGCTGCCACACCGCGGTCACGTCGGGCAGGTCCGCCATGATGGCCGCCGCGTCGGCGACCGCTGCGGACGACTGGTCGTCGAGCCACACGTTGAGCGAGGAGTCGCTGTAGGAGAGGCCCACGTTGCTGTCGCCGGTCCCGTCGTCGGTGCCCTCGATGAGCGGGAGCAGGGCCTCCTGCGGGCGCAGGTAGGGCACGTCGTTGGCCGGCGAGCCGTAGTACCAGTTGTAGTAGCCGTAGTCGTTCTCGGGCTCGAAGTCGCCGTGGAAGTGGCCCTCGGCGGCCGCGACGGAGCCGTGGTCGGCGGTGAGGACGACGAGCGTGTCGTCGAGCTGGCCGCTCTCCTCGAGCGCCTGCACGATCCGGCCGACCTGCGCGTCGGCGGTCGCGGCGGCGTACTCCATGTGCGTCATCGGGTCGTACCCCGGCGTCGCGCCCTCCGGGTCGTTGACGCCACCCCACATGTGGGCGGCCTTGTCGACACCCGGGAGGCTCACGAAGATGCCGCTCCAGTCGTCGCCCTCCTGGTCCATGATCTCCAGCACCGCGTCGGTGGCCCACACGTCACCGCCCGCCTGGGCCGGGTCGTTGCCCACGACGTAGCGGTGGTCGGTCGCGGGGTAGAGCTGCGCCGGGAACTGTCCGGTGTCGTAGATGGTGTCGCGGCGGGCCAGCCACCGGGAGCCGCAGGCGGCGGAGAAGTACGCCGGCACGTTGAAGCCGGTCGGCTGGCGGTAGCGCGTCGTGGTCCCGTCGGGGTTGGGGCAGGTCGGCCCGCTCCCGAAGGTGATCGTCGAGGTGTTCGCCGAGCCGGGACCGCTGAGCCCCCAGGCGGCGTACCCCTTGGGGCTGACGGTGAACACGGTGCCGGTGTCGTCGAGGTAGTCGGAGAGGTGGGGGTAGCCGGCCGCCTGCTGCAGCGGA
It contains:
- a CDS encoding alkaline phosphatase family protein, with protein sequence MPRTRAQLLAVVTAAAVALTVAGTQSGAQAGDRDRRGPGVAERPTKVVIIVVDALSKEIVDTYDMRNVEALMKDGVDTPNGYLGHTGSVTVVTHNVVTTGALPKNMGWTTEGYRDVDGLLGAPGGLYITSNFGRAQMAPLQQAAGYPHLSDYLDDTGTVFTVSPKGYAAWGLSGPGSANTSTITFGSGPTCPNPDGTTTRYRQPTGFNVPAYFSAACGSRWLARRDTIYDTGQFPAQLYPATDHRYVVGNDPAQAGGDVWATDAVLEIMDQEGDDWSGIFVSLPGVDKAAHMWGGVNDPEGATPGYDPMTHMEYAAATADAQVGRIVQALEESGQLDDTLVVLTADHGSVAAAEGHFHGDFEPENDYGYYNWYYGSPANDVPYLRPQEALLPLIEGTDDGTGDSNVGLSYSDSSLNVWLDDQSSAAVADAAAIMADLPDVTAVWQRRGDRYQRVTPVRWDRMHGAEKRWFATKAQELVDTQAADYGPDLIATLPDDTTYSVLGDHGGIQRASQQVPIVFAGAGTSHHDLRAEVRSVDIMPTILRAMGIAPTVPMDGTAHELPVRRGGRP